CGCCTTCCCCGCGTTGGAAGAGGCCGTGCGACGCGATGGCAAAATTAGGGTCATCTACAAGGATTGGCCGATCTTCGGTCCACCGTCTGAACGTGCCGCGAGCGTTGCGCTCAGCTGTGCCGAACAGGGCATCTACCCGGTCGTCCATCGCCAGCTGATGGCCGACAACCGTACGATTTGACGACGACATGCTGCGGGACGTCGTAATCGGCGCTGGCGGTGACTGGCTGAGCGCAACGACGTGGCTTGCTTCGCATGCACAGGCTGTCGCGGCGCGCCTGCGTGCGAACGGCCAAGAGGCCTATTCGATCGGCTTGGCCGGCACCCCGGGCTTTCTTGCCGGACGCATGCTGGTGATGGGCGCGATCGATCCGGGTGATTTCGAGCGGTTGTTCGCGCGGGCGCGGGCAGAAAGCTAACAGAGCGAGAGGATGAAAACATGATCGAGTATAAGCACGATGGTATGACCGTTGCGTCGCTCCATGATGAGCGCACTGGTAGCTTCCAATATGTTGTCGTCGACGACACTACGAAGACGGCTGCGATCATCGATCCAGTTCTGGATTTTGACCCGC
Above is a window of Roseomonas aeriglobus DNA encoding:
- a CDS encoding thioredoxin domain-containing protein, with product MGRDVGPTADLILTGGSSPEHGPADATLRLAVFTDYRCPACRHAFPALEEAVRRDGKIRVIYKDWPIFGPPSERAASVALSCAEQGIYPVVHRQLMADNRTI